One window of Chryseobacterium indologenes genomic DNA carries:
- the mfd gene encoding transcription-repair coupling factor, whose product MQLKSINEKFLPDLMQKEFGKEIFTRLENNQHIAVKGSAGSSVSIFVAELFLVQKKNILYLVDDKEDALYANTEMEDLLGKDKVLYFPATHLEPYQVEKTQNANLVLRTEVLNKINSGRSPKVIVAYAGALSEKVLKKEDFKAISHHIKVGDQLDFDFVDELLTHYHFQQADFVSEPGEFSVRGGIVDVFSYSYEKPYRITFFGNEVESIKTFDIETQLSVDKVKDFQLVSNMNFSVTGSRVSLLQLLPDESFVVSKNGMIGIQKIRTFYEKSLEKYDALSKDIAHRTPQELFISDQEFLFDYKKFKTIDFGGSVIEGLKEITEIKMEQLPQPSFHKNFELLIEDIEEKQNSGFDTWISFSTEKQKERLESIFEELEHELPFKSFKSELHEGFVDNGHKLLVYTDHQIFDRYQRYKAKNTFAKSEQLTLKDLMSLKIGDYIAHIDHGIGKFMGLVKVNNDGKIQECFKLTYKNGDLLYVSIHSLHKISKYNGPEGKEIVLSKLGSPTWKSLKQKTKAKVKQIAFDLIQLYAQRKTAKGFAYTPDSYLQNELEASFIYEDTPDQEKATVDVKKDMEADTVMDRLVCGDVGFGKTEVAIRAAFKAATDGKQVAILVPTTILAFQHYRSFKERLKDFPVNVDYVNRFRTAKQKSETLDALKNGKVDIIIGTHQLVSSSVKFKDLGLLIIDEEHKFGVSVKDKLKTLKNNVDTLTLTATPIPRTLQFSLMAARDLSVIKTPPPNRQPVDTQLIGFNEEILRDAVSYELQRDGQVYFINNRIENLKDIAGLIRRLVPDARVITGHGQMEGKQLEKNVLDFMEGKYDVLVSTTIVESGVDVPNANTIFINDAQRFGMADLHQMRGRVGRSNRKAFCYLITPPYDMMTSDARKRLEAIEQFSDLGSGFQIAMKDLEIRGAGDLLGAEQSGFINEMGFETYQKLMQEALEELKDDADFESLFENEEDRQKLFKSVKDVNIDTDLELMLPDFYISNTEERLMLYQKIAEINNESDLHQFELELIDRFGALPKEAVNLLKSVSLKWLAADIGFEKIVMKNGVFLGYFPGNPQDKFYQTDRFRHIINYLTRNPAEAQLKEKSGKEGNQLMMRKERVKNVDEVNMLLKAIIEHN is encoded by the coding sequence ATGCAATTAAAATCCATCAACGAAAAGTTTCTTCCAGATCTGATGCAGAAAGAGTTCGGGAAAGAAATTTTCACCCGGTTAGAAAACAACCAGCATATTGCCGTAAAGGGAAGTGCAGGATCTTCGGTTTCTATTTTTGTGGCTGAGCTTTTTTTAGTTCAAAAGAAAAATATTCTTTATCTGGTAGATGATAAAGAGGATGCACTGTATGCCAATACTGAGATGGAAGATCTTCTAGGTAAAGATAAGGTGCTGTATTTTCCGGCCACTCACCTTGAGCCTTATCAGGTAGAAAAAACACAAAATGCCAATCTGGTTTTAAGAACTGAAGTTTTAAATAAAATTAATTCCGGAAGATCTCCGAAAGTTATTGTGGCCTATGCCGGAGCTTTATCTGAAAAAGTACTGAAAAAAGAAGATTTTAAAGCAATCTCTCATCATATAAAAGTAGGGGATCAGCTGGACTTTGATTTTGTAGATGAGCTGCTCACGCATTATCATTTTCAGCAGGCAGATTTTGTTTCGGAACCGGGAGAGTTTTCTGTAAGAGGGGGGATTGTAGATGTTTTTTCTTATTCATACGAAAAGCCATACAGGATTACATTCTTCGGTAATGAAGTGGAAAGCATTAAAACTTTTGATATCGAAACCCAGCTTTCTGTAGATAAGGTAAAGGATTTTCAATTGGTTTCCAACATGAATTTCTCTGTTACAGGAAGCAGGGTGTCATTGCTGCAGCTATTGCCAGATGAAAGCTTTGTAGTTTCTAAAAATGGAATGATAGGAATACAGAAGATCAGAACATTCTATGAAAAGTCCCTGGAGAAGTATGATGCATTAAGTAAAGATATTGCCCACAGAACTCCTCAGGAGCTTTTTATTTCTGATCAGGAGTTTTTATTCGATTATAAAAAATTCAAAACAATTGATTTTGGCGGGTCAGTGATCGAAGGATTGAAAGAAATTACTGAGATTAAGATGGAGCAGCTTCCTCAGCCTTCTTTTCATAAAAACTTTGAACTGCTGATTGAAGATATTGAAGAAAAACAGAACAGCGGATTTGATACCTGGATTTCCTTTTCAACAGAAAAGCAGAAAGAAAGACTGGAGTCTATTTTTGAAGAGCTGGAACATGAACTTCCTTTTAAAAGCTTTAAATCTGAGCTGCATGAGGGATTTGTAGACAACGGCCACAAGCTTCTTGTTTATACGGACCACCAGATCTTTGACCGTTATCAGAGATATAAGGCGAAGAATACTTTTGCGAAATCAGAACAGCTTACATTGAAAGATCTGATGTCTCTGAAAATAGGGGATTATATTGCCCATATCGATCACGGGATCGGAAAATTTATGGGACTGGTCAAAGTAAATAATGACGGTAAGATTCAGGAATGTTTCAAACTGACTTATAAAAACGGAGACTTATTATATGTAAGTATTCACTCCCTGCATAAGATTTCGAAATACAACGGACCGGAGGGAAAAGAGATTGTTTTGAGCAAACTTGGTTCTCCTACCTGGAAATCCCTGAAACAAAAAACAAAAGCGAAGGTAAAACAAATTGCTTTTGACCTTATTCAATTATACGCACAGCGAAAAACGGCAAAAGGTTTTGCTTATACCCCGGATTCTTATCTGCAGAATGAACTGGAAGCCAGCTTTATTTACGAAGATACTCCGGATCAGGAAAAAGCAACAGTGGATGTAAAGAAAGATATGGAAGCTGATACCGTTATGGACAGGCTAGTTTGTGGTGATGTAGGTTTCGGTAAAACGGAAGTTGCCATCCGTGCGGCATTTAAAGCGGCGACAGACGGTAAGCAGGTTGCTATATTGGTCCCAACAACCATTCTTGCTTTTCAGCATTACAGAAGTTTTAAAGAAAGGCTGAAAGATTTTCCTGTAAATGTAGACTATGTGAACAGATTCAGAACTGCCAAGCAGAAATCGGAAACCTTAGATGCTTTAAAGAATGGAAAAGTAGATATTATTATCGGAACACATCAGCTGGTAAGTAGTTCTGTGAAGTTTAAAGATCTGGGTCTGTTGATTATTGATGAAGAGCATAAGTTTGGGGTTTCAGTAAAGGATAAGTTGAAAACACTTAAAAATAATGTGGATACACTTACGCTGACAGCGACTCCTATTCCAAGGACCTTGCAGTTTTCATTAATGGCAGCAAGGGATTTATCTGTTATCAAAACACCACCACCTAACAGACAGCCTGTAGATACACAATTGATAGGATTTAATGAAGAGATTCTCCGTGATGCCGTTTCTTATGAGCTTCAGAGGGATGGACAGGTTTATTTCATTAATAACAGGATTGAAAACCTGAAAGATATTGCAGGACTTATTCGGAGATTGGTTCCGGATGCAAGAGTGATTACAGGACATGGGCAGATGGAAGGCAAGCAGCTGGAGAAGAATGTTCTGGACTTTATGGAAGGAAAATATGATGTTCTTGTATCCACGACTATTGTAGAAAGTGGGGTGGATGTCCCGAATGCCAATACTATTTTCATCAATGATGCACAGAGGTTTGGGATGGCAGATCTGCATCAGATGAGAGGAAGGGTAGGACGTAGTAACAGAAAAGCGTTCTGTTATCTGATTACGCCGCCATATGATATGATGACTTCCGATGCCAGAAAACGTCTTGAAGCCATTGAACAGTTTTCGGACCTGGGAAGTGGTTTCCAGATTGCAATGAAAGACCTTGAAATCCGTGGTGCCGGTGACCTGTTGGGTGCTGAACAAAGTGGATTCATCAATGAAATGGGGTTTGAAACTTATCAGAAACTAATGCAGGAAGCGCTGGAAGAGCTGAAAGATGATGCCGACTTTGAAAGTCTGTTTGAAAACGAGGAAGACAGACAAAAGCTTTTCAAATCTGTGAAAGATGTCAATATCGATACTGATCTGGAGCTGATGTTACCTGATTTCTATATTTCCAATACTGAGGAACGATTGATGCTGTACCAGAAAATTGCAGAAATTAATAATGAATCGGATCTTCATCAGTTTGAACTTGAACTGATTGACCGTTTCGGAGCATTGCCGAAAGAAGCTGTCAATCTGTTGAAAAGTGTTTCTCTGAAATGGCTTGCTGCAGATATAGGTTTTGAGAAGATTGTTATGAAAAATGGAGTGTTCTTAGGATACTTCCCAGGAAATCCTCAGGATAAATTCTACCAGACGGATAGATTCAGGCATATTATTAATTACTTAACCCGAAATCCGGCTGAAGCACAGCTTAAAGAGAAGTCAGGAAAAGAAGGTAATCAACTGATGATGAGGAAGGAAAGAGTGAAAAACGTAGATGAGGTTAATATGCTGCTAAAAGCTATTATTGAGCATAATTAA